Proteins encoded by one window of Bradyrhizobium sp. B097:
- a CDS encoding ester cyclase — MSKQEDNKAVVGRWFTEFWGKSVNLGVIDEIAAPDMLLKYSLHEPRRGRDDIRAFMTDFRAAFPDLNFWGTADLIAEGDYVVGQWEGGGTHTGPAFKDFLIGGLPAATGRKMHFTGTTVLKVVNGKIVEEIGLDDGVTALTQLGLLKAA; from the coding sequence ATGAGCAAGCAAGAAGATAACAAGGCGGTCGTCGGCCGCTGGTTCACCGAGTTTTGGGGCAAGTCCGTCAACCTCGGCGTGATCGACGAGATCGCCGCGCCGGACATGCTGCTGAAATATTCGCTGCACGAGCCCCGCCGCGGACGCGACGACATCAGGGCGTTCATGACCGACTTCCGGGCTGCATTCCCCGATCTCAATTTTTGGGGAACGGCTGATCTGATCGCCGAGGGCGACTATGTCGTCGGTCAGTGGGAAGGCGGCGGCACCCACACGGGGCCCGCGTTCAAGGACTTCCTGATCGGCGGTCTGCCGGCCGCGACCGGACGCAAGATGCACTTCACCGGCACCACCGTGCTGAAGGTCGTCAACGGCAAGATCGTCGAGGAGATCGGCCTCGACGACGGTGTCACCGCGCTGACGCAGCTGGGGCTGCTGAAGGCTGCGTAA